A region from the Lycium barbarum isolate Lr01 chromosome 8, ASM1917538v2, whole genome shotgun sequence genome encodes:
- the LOC132606325 gene encoding ATP-dependent zinc metalloprotease FTSH 7, chloroplastic isoform X5: protein MALSIRRVGRALHSHYRTLALSPSPHNGNFGCHGRTFSSRSVPSTTIPAILAGLLGVGVLDVAYADSDEVGPKVPPSDSPPIPSHNPLEETAKAERHRLENLLKSKGVKYGSYPHFTVAVKGQKVTIKFQVPPTCEIPLLIASLVSRLGVKLEDPSAASNMMLRAWDSGVAWQLALSRPQTKNGTAGEQAGGRDTNPYDEDLCILIFRPLISADKAEIEFMKPGSFTDEELDALVSALQLAGQQKTVDLRSRGDAGRVPSADKTVTTLESMGVKIFGINAPTSGNPKANITWENIAGYNQQKRDIEDTILLALQSPEVYDDIARGTRRKFETNRPRAVLFEGPPDVLLSGTGKTSCARVIANQAGVPLLYVPLEIIMSKYYGESERLLGKVFSLANDLPNGAIVFLDEVDSFATARDGETHEATRRLLSVLLRQLVQIDGFEQEKKVVVVAATNRKQDLDPALISRFDSMITFPLPDQQTRQEIAAQYAKHLTDSELSEFARATEGLSGRDMRDVCQQAERRWASKIIRAQAPKDEGTGGLLPPLQDYIDSARNRQRALLDIDIQNRSMNPASKKPQFDFV from the exons GAAATTTTGGGTGTCACGGACGTACATTTTCTTCAAGATCAGTACCTTCAACTACTATTCCTGCCATTTTAGCTGGACTGCTAGGAGTTGGAGTCCTGGATGTAGCTTATGCAGATTCTGATGAG GTTGGTCCCAAAGTTCCACCTTCTGATTCTCCTCCAATTCCAAGCCACAATCCCCTTGAAGAAACAGCAAAAGCAGAGAGACACAGATTAGAAAACCTGCTCAAGAGCAAAGGAGTGAAGTATGGTTCTTATCCTCATTTTACTGTTGCCGTAAAGGGTCAAAAG GTTACTATCAAGTTCCAAGTTCCTCCAACCTGTGAAATTCCGCTACTAATTGCAAGCCTTGTTTCACGACTCGGAGTTAAACTTGAAGATCCTAGTGCAGCATCAAATATGATGTTACGCGCTTGGGACAG TGGGGTTGCCTGGCAACTGGCACTTAGCCGTCCCCAAACGAAAAATGGAACTGCAGGGGAGCAGGCTGGTGGAAGGGATACAAATCCTTATGATGAAGATTTATGCATTCTCATATTTCGTCCACTCATTAGCGCCGACAAAGCT GAAATTGAGTTTATGAAGCCTGGGAGCTTTACTGATGAGGAGCTTGATGCTTTGGTATCTGCGCTACAATTAGCAGGACAACAAAAAACAGTGGACTTAAGATCAAGAGGAGATGCAGGCCGAGTTCCTTCTGCAGATAAAACGGTTACTACTCTAGAGTCTATGGGAGTAAAAATCTTTGGCATTAATGCGCCCACTAGTGGTAATCCAAAAGCTAATATTACCTGGGAGAATATTGCTGGATATAATCAACAGAAACG GGATATCGAAGATACAATACTGCTAGCTTTGCAAAGTCCTGAAGTATATGATGATATTGCTCGTGGGACCCGGCGCAAATTTGAGACAAACAGGCCCCGGGCAGTCTTATTTGAAGGTCCACCAG ATGTTCTTCTTTCAGGAACTGGAAAGACATCTTGTGCACGTGTTATAGCTAATCAAGCG GGTGTCCCATTGTTATATGTGCCATTGGAAATTATAATGTCAAAGTATTATGGTGAAAGTGAGCGTCTGTTGGGGAAGGTGTTCTCACTTGCCAATGATCTCCCAAATGGTGCTATAGTTTTCCTCGATGAG GTTGATTCTTTTGCTACTGCTCGTGATGGCGAAACACATGAAGCAACACGCAGACTTTTATCGGTGCTATTACGGCAG TTGGTGCAGATTGATGGATTTGAGCAGGAGAAGAAAGTAGTGGTAGTGGCTGCTACTAATAGAAAGCAAGACCTTGATCCTGCTTTAATTAG CCGATTTGATTCCATGATTACATTCCCCCTACCTGATCAACAGACTCGTCAGGAAATAGCAGCACAGTATGCAAAGCATTTGACAGATTCTGAATTATCTGAATTTGCAAGAGCCACGGAAGG ATTGTCTGGGCGGGACATGAGGGATGTCTGTCAGCAAGCGGAACGACGTTGGGCATCAAAG ATCATTCGTGCTCAAGCTCCTAAAGATGAAGGTACTGGTGGTTTGCTCCCCCCTCTCCAAGATTACATTGACAGTGCTAGGAACAGGCAAAGAGCTCTGCTTGATATTGATATTCAGAACAGAAGCATGAATCCCGCTTCAAAGAAGCCTCAGTTTGATTTTGTATAA
- the LOC132606325 gene encoding ATP-dependent zinc metalloprotease FTSH 7, chloroplastic isoform X6, whose product MALSIRRVGRALHSHYRTLALSPSPHNGNFGCHGRTFSSRSVPSTTIPAILAGLLGVGVLDVAYADSDEVGPKVPPSDSPPIPSHNPLEETAKAERHRLENLLKSKGVKYGSYPHFTVAVKGQKVTIKFQVPPTCEIPLLIASLVSRLGVKLEDPSAASNMMLRAWDSGVAWQLALSRPQTKNGTAGEQAGGRDTNPYDEDLCILIFRPLISADKAEIEFMKPGSFTDEELDALVSALQLAGQQKTVDLRSRGDAGRVPSADKTVTTLESMGVKIFGINAPTSGNPKANITWENIAGYNQQKRDIEDTILLALQSPEVYDDIARGTRRKFETNRPRAVLFEGPPGTGKTSCARVIANQAGVPLLYVPLEIIMSKYYGESERLLGKVFSLANDLPNGAIVFLDEVDSFATARDGETHEATRRLLSVLLRQIDGFEQEKKVVVVAATNRKQDLDPALISRFDSMITFPLPDQQTRQEIAAQYAKHLTDSELSEFARATEGLSGRDMRDVCQQAERRWASKIIRAQAPKDEGTGGLLPPLQDYIDSARNRQRALLDIDIQNRSMNPASKKPQFDFV is encoded by the exons GAAATTTTGGGTGTCACGGACGTACATTTTCTTCAAGATCAGTACCTTCAACTACTATTCCTGCCATTTTAGCTGGACTGCTAGGAGTTGGAGTCCTGGATGTAGCTTATGCAGATTCTGATGAG GTTGGTCCCAAAGTTCCACCTTCTGATTCTCCTCCAATTCCAAGCCACAATCCCCTTGAAGAAACAGCAAAAGCAGAGAGACACAGATTAGAAAACCTGCTCAAGAGCAAAGGAGTGAAGTATGGTTCTTATCCTCATTTTACTGTTGCCGTAAAGGGTCAAAAG GTTACTATCAAGTTCCAAGTTCCTCCAACCTGTGAAATTCCGCTACTAATTGCAAGCCTTGTTTCACGACTCGGAGTTAAACTTGAAGATCCTAGTGCAGCATCAAATATGATGTTACGCGCTTGGGACAG TGGGGTTGCCTGGCAACTGGCACTTAGCCGTCCCCAAACGAAAAATGGAACTGCAGGGGAGCAGGCTGGTGGAAGGGATACAAATCCTTATGATGAAGATTTATGCATTCTCATATTTCGTCCACTCATTAGCGCCGACAAAGCT GAAATTGAGTTTATGAAGCCTGGGAGCTTTACTGATGAGGAGCTTGATGCTTTGGTATCTGCGCTACAATTAGCAGGACAACAAAAAACAGTGGACTTAAGATCAAGAGGAGATGCAGGCCGAGTTCCTTCTGCAGATAAAACGGTTACTACTCTAGAGTCTATGGGAGTAAAAATCTTTGGCATTAATGCGCCCACTAGTGGTAATCCAAAAGCTAATATTACCTGGGAGAATATTGCTGGATATAATCAACAGAAACG GGATATCGAAGATACAATACTGCTAGCTTTGCAAAGTCCTGAAGTATATGATGATATTGCTCGTGGGACCCGGCGCAAATTTGAGACAAACAGGCCCCGGGCAGTCTTATTTGAAGGTCCACCAG GAACTGGAAAGACATCTTGTGCACGTGTTATAGCTAATCAAGCG GGTGTCCCATTGTTATATGTGCCATTGGAAATTATAATGTCAAAGTATTATGGTGAAAGTGAGCGTCTGTTGGGGAAGGTGTTCTCACTTGCCAATGATCTCCCAAATGGTGCTATAGTTTTCCTCGATGAG GTTGATTCTTTTGCTACTGCTCGTGATGGCGAAACACATGAAGCAACACGCAGACTTTTATCGGTGCTATTACGGCAG ATTGATGGATTTGAGCAGGAGAAGAAAGTAGTGGTAGTGGCTGCTACTAATAGAAAGCAAGACCTTGATCCTGCTTTAATTAG CCGATTTGATTCCATGATTACATTCCCCCTACCTGATCAACAGACTCGTCAGGAAATAGCAGCACAGTATGCAAAGCATTTGACAGATTCTGAATTATCTGAATTTGCAAGAGCCACGGAAGG ATTGTCTGGGCGGGACATGAGGGATGTCTGTCAGCAAGCGGAACGACGTTGGGCATCAAAG ATCATTCGTGCTCAAGCTCCTAAAGATGAAGGTACTGGTGGTTTGCTCCCCCCTCTCCAAGATTACATTGACAGTGCTAGGAACAGGCAAAGAGCTCTGCTTGATATTGATATTCAGAACAGAAGCATGAATCCCGCTTCAAAGAAGCCTCAGTTTGATTTTGTATAA
- the LOC132606325 gene encoding uncharacterized protein LOC132606325 isoform X3 has product MALSIRRVGRALHSHYRTLALSPSPHNGNFGCHGRTFSSRSVPSTTIPAILAGLLGVGVLDVAYADSDEVGPKVPPSDSPPIPSHNPLEETAKAERHRLENLLKSKGVKYGSYPHFTVAVKGQKVTIKFQVPPTCEIPLLIASLVSRLGVKLEDPSAASNMMLRAWDSGVAWQLALSRPQTKNGTAGEQAGGRDTNPYDEDLCILIFRPLISADKAVHFLFCNYGQEIEFMKPGSFTDEELDALVSALQLAGQQKTVDLRSRGDAGRVPSADKTVTTLESMGVKIFGINAPTSGNPKANITWENIAGYNQQKRDIEDTILLALQSPEVYDDIARGTRRKFETNRPRAVLFEGPPGTGKTSCARVIANQAGVPLLYVPLEIIMSKYYGESERLLGKVFSLANDLPNGAIVFLDEVDSFATARDGETHEATRRLLSVLLRQLVQIDGFEQEKKVVVVAATNRKQDLDPALISRFDSMITFPLPDQQTRQEIAAQYAKHLTDSELSEFARATEGLSGRDMRDVCQQAERRWASKIIRAQAPKDEGTGGLLPPLQDYIDSARNRQRALLDIDIQNRSMNPASKKPQFDFV; this is encoded by the exons GAAATTTTGGGTGTCACGGACGTACATTTTCTTCAAGATCAGTACCTTCAACTACTATTCCTGCCATTTTAGCTGGACTGCTAGGAGTTGGAGTCCTGGATGTAGCTTATGCAGATTCTGATGAG GTTGGTCCCAAAGTTCCACCTTCTGATTCTCCTCCAATTCCAAGCCACAATCCCCTTGAAGAAACAGCAAAAGCAGAGAGACACAGATTAGAAAACCTGCTCAAGAGCAAAGGAGTGAAGTATGGTTCTTATCCTCATTTTACTGTTGCCGTAAAGGGTCAAAAG GTTACTATCAAGTTCCAAGTTCCTCCAACCTGTGAAATTCCGCTACTAATTGCAAGCCTTGTTTCACGACTCGGAGTTAAACTTGAAGATCCTAGTGCAGCATCAAATATGATGTTACGCGCTTGGGACAG TGGGGTTGCCTGGCAACTGGCACTTAGCCGTCCCCAAACGAAAAATGGAACTGCAGGGGAGCAGGCTGGTGGAAGGGATACAAATCCTTATGATGAAGATTTATGCATTCTCATATTTCGTCCACTCATTAGCGCCGACAAAGCTGTACATTTCCT TTTCTGCAATTATGGGCAGGAAATTGAGTTTATGAAGCCTGGGAGCTTTACTGATGAGGAGCTTGATGCTTTGGTATCTGCGCTACAATTAGCAGGACAACAAAAAACAGTGGACTTAAGATCAAGAGGAGATGCAGGCCGAGTTCCTTCTGCAGATAAAACGGTTACTACTCTAGAGTCTATGGGAGTAAAAATCTTTGGCATTAATGCGCCCACTAGTGGTAATCCAAAAGCTAATATTACCTGGGAGAATATTGCTGGATATAATCAACAGAAACG GGATATCGAAGATACAATACTGCTAGCTTTGCAAAGTCCTGAAGTATATGATGATATTGCTCGTGGGACCCGGCGCAAATTTGAGACAAACAGGCCCCGGGCAGTCTTATTTGAAGGTCCACCAG GAACTGGAAAGACATCTTGTGCACGTGTTATAGCTAATCAAGCG GGTGTCCCATTGTTATATGTGCCATTGGAAATTATAATGTCAAAGTATTATGGTGAAAGTGAGCGTCTGTTGGGGAAGGTGTTCTCACTTGCCAATGATCTCCCAAATGGTGCTATAGTTTTCCTCGATGAG GTTGATTCTTTTGCTACTGCTCGTGATGGCGAAACACATGAAGCAACACGCAGACTTTTATCGGTGCTATTACGGCAG TTGGTGCAGATTGATGGATTTGAGCAGGAGAAGAAAGTAGTGGTAGTGGCTGCTACTAATAGAAAGCAAGACCTTGATCCTGCTTTAATTAG CCGATTTGATTCCATGATTACATTCCCCCTACCTGATCAACAGACTCGTCAGGAAATAGCAGCACAGTATGCAAAGCATTTGACAGATTCTGAATTATCTGAATTTGCAAGAGCCACGGAAGG ATTGTCTGGGCGGGACATGAGGGATGTCTGTCAGCAAGCGGAACGACGTTGGGCATCAAAG ATCATTCGTGCTCAAGCTCCTAAAGATGAAGGTACTGGTGGTTTGCTCCCCCCTCTCCAAGATTACATTGACAGTGCTAGGAACAGGCAAAGAGCTCTGCTTGATATTGATATTCAGAACAGAAGCATGAATCCCGCTTCAAAGAAGCCTCAGTTTGATTTTGTATAA
- the LOC132606325 gene encoding uncharacterized protein LOC132606325 isoform X1: protein MALSIRRVGRALHSHYRTLALSPSPHNGNFGCHGRTFSSRSVPSTTIPAILAGLLGVGVLDVAYADSDEVGPKVPPSDSPPIPSHNPLEETAKAERHRLENLLKSKGVKYGSYPHFTVAVKGQKVTIKFQVPPTCEIPLLIASLVSRLGVKLEDPSAASNMMLRAWDSGVAWQLALSRPQTKNGTAGEQAGGRDTNPYDEDLCILIFRPLISADKAVHFLFCNYGQEIEFMKPGSFTDEELDALVSALQLAGQQKTVDLRSRGDAGRVPSADKTVTTLESMGVKIFGINAPTSGNPKANITWENIAGYNQQKRDIEDTILLALQSPEVYDDIARGTRRKFETNRPRAVLFEGPPDVLLSGTGKTSCARVIANQAGVPLLYVPLEIIMSKYYGESERLLGKVFSLANDLPNGAIVFLDEVDSFATARDGETHEATRRLLSVLLRQLVQIDGFEQEKKVVVVAATNRKQDLDPALISRFDSMITFPLPDQQTRQEIAAQYAKHLTDSELSEFARATEGLSGRDMRDVCQQAERRWASKIIRAQAPKDEGTGGLLPPLQDYIDSARNRQRALLDIDIQNRSMNPASKKPQFDFV from the exons GAAATTTTGGGTGTCACGGACGTACATTTTCTTCAAGATCAGTACCTTCAACTACTATTCCTGCCATTTTAGCTGGACTGCTAGGAGTTGGAGTCCTGGATGTAGCTTATGCAGATTCTGATGAG GTTGGTCCCAAAGTTCCACCTTCTGATTCTCCTCCAATTCCAAGCCACAATCCCCTTGAAGAAACAGCAAAAGCAGAGAGACACAGATTAGAAAACCTGCTCAAGAGCAAAGGAGTGAAGTATGGTTCTTATCCTCATTTTACTGTTGCCGTAAAGGGTCAAAAG GTTACTATCAAGTTCCAAGTTCCTCCAACCTGTGAAATTCCGCTACTAATTGCAAGCCTTGTTTCACGACTCGGAGTTAAACTTGAAGATCCTAGTGCAGCATCAAATATGATGTTACGCGCTTGGGACAG TGGGGTTGCCTGGCAACTGGCACTTAGCCGTCCCCAAACGAAAAATGGAACTGCAGGGGAGCAGGCTGGTGGAAGGGATACAAATCCTTATGATGAAGATTTATGCATTCTCATATTTCGTCCACTCATTAGCGCCGACAAAGCTGTACATTTCCT TTTCTGCAATTATGGGCAGGAAATTGAGTTTATGAAGCCTGGGAGCTTTACTGATGAGGAGCTTGATGCTTTGGTATCTGCGCTACAATTAGCAGGACAACAAAAAACAGTGGACTTAAGATCAAGAGGAGATGCAGGCCGAGTTCCTTCTGCAGATAAAACGGTTACTACTCTAGAGTCTATGGGAGTAAAAATCTTTGGCATTAATGCGCCCACTAGTGGTAATCCAAAAGCTAATATTACCTGGGAGAATATTGCTGGATATAATCAACAGAAACG GGATATCGAAGATACAATACTGCTAGCTTTGCAAAGTCCTGAAGTATATGATGATATTGCTCGTGGGACCCGGCGCAAATTTGAGACAAACAGGCCCCGGGCAGTCTTATTTGAAGGTCCACCAG ATGTTCTTCTTTCAGGAACTGGAAAGACATCTTGTGCACGTGTTATAGCTAATCAAGCG GGTGTCCCATTGTTATATGTGCCATTGGAAATTATAATGTCAAAGTATTATGGTGAAAGTGAGCGTCTGTTGGGGAAGGTGTTCTCACTTGCCAATGATCTCCCAAATGGTGCTATAGTTTTCCTCGATGAG GTTGATTCTTTTGCTACTGCTCGTGATGGCGAAACACATGAAGCAACACGCAGACTTTTATCGGTGCTATTACGGCAG TTGGTGCAGATTGATGGATTTGAGCAGGAGAAGAAAGTAGTGGTAGTGGCTGCTACTAATAGAAAGCAAGACCTTGATCCTGCTTTAATTAG CCGATTTGATTCCATGATTACATTCCCCCTACCTGATCAACAGACTCGTCAGGAAATAGCAGCACAGTATGCAAAGCATTTGACAGATTCTGAATTATCTGAATTTGCAAGAGCCACGGAAGG ATTGTCTGGGCGGGACATGAGGGATGTCTGTCAGCAAGCGGAACGACGTTGGGCATCAAAG ATCATTCGTGCTCAAGCTCCTAAAGATGAAGGTACTGGTGGTTTGCTCCCCCCTCTCCAAGATTACATTGACAGTGCTAGGAACAGGCAAAGAGCTCTGCTTGATATTGATATTCAGAACAGAAGCATGAATCCCGCTTCAAAGAAGCCTCAGTTTGATTTTGTATAA
- the LOC132606325 gene encoding uncharacterized protein LOC132606325 isoform X2: MALSIRRVGRALHSHYRTLALSPSPHNGNFGCHGRTFSSRSVPSTTIPAILAGLLGVGVLDVAYADSDEVGPKVPPSDSPPIPSHNPLEETAKAERHRLENLLKSKGVKYGSYPHFTVAVKGQKVTIKFQVPPTCEIPLLIASLVSRLGVKLEDPSAASNMMLRAWDSGVAWQLALSRPQTKNGTAGEQAGGRDTNPYDEDLCILIFRPLISADKAVHFLFCNYGQEIEFMKPGSFTDEELDALVSALQLAGQQKTVDLRSRGDAGRVPSADKTVTTLESMGVKIFGINAPTSGNPKANITWENIAGYNQQKRDIEDTILLALQSPEVYDDIARGTRRKFETNRPRAVLFEGPPDVLLSGTGKTSCARVIANQAGVPLLYVPLEIIMSKYYGESERLLGKVFSLANDLPNGAIVFLDEVDSFATARDGETHEATRRLLSVLLRQIDGFEQEKKVVVVAATNRKQDLDPALISRFDSMITFPLPDQQTRQEIAAQYAKHLTDSELSEFARATEGLSGRDMRDVCQQAERRWASKIIRAQAPKDEGTGGLLPPLQDYIDSARNRQRALLDIDIQNRSMNPASKKPQFDFV; encoded by the exons GAAATTTTGGGTGTCACGGACGTACATTTTCTTCAAGATCAGTACCTTCAACTACTATTCCTGCCATTTTAGCTGGACTGCTAGGAGTTGGAGTCCTGGATGTAGCTTATGCAGATTCTGATGAG GTTGGTCCCAAAGTTCCACCTTCTGATTCTCCTCCAATTCCAAGCCACAATCCCCTTGAAGAAACAGCAAAAGCAGAGAGACACAGATTAGAAAACCTGCTCAAGAGCAAAGGAGTGAAGTATGGTTCTTATCCTCATTTTACTGTTGCCGTAAAGGGTCAAAAG GTTACTATCAAGTTCCAAGTTCCTCCAACCTGTGAAATTCCGCTACTAATTGCAAGCCTTGTTTCACGACTCGGAGTTAAACTTGAAGATCCTAGTGCAGCATCAAATATGATGTTACGCGCTTGGGACAG TGGGGTTGCCTGGCAACTGGCACTTAGCCGTCCCCAAACGAAAAATGGAACTGCAGGGGAGCAGGCTGGTGGAAGGGATACAAATCCTTATGATGAAGATTTATGCATTCTCATATTTCGTCCACTCATTAGCGCCGACAAAGCTGTACATTTCCT TTTCTGCAATTATGGGCAGGAAATTGAGTTTATGAAGCCTGGGAGCTTTACTGATGAGGAGCTTGATGCTTTGGTATCTGCGCTACAATTAGCAGGACAACAAAAAACAGTGGACTTAAGATCAAGAGGAGATGCAGGCCGAGTTCCTTCTGCAGATAAAACGGTTACTACTCTAGAGTCTATGGGAGTAAAAATCTTTGGCATTAATGCGCCCACTAGTGGTAATCCAAAAGCTAATATTACCTGGGAGAATATTGCTGGATATAATCAACAGAAACG GGATATCGAAGATACAATACTGCTAGCTTTGCAAAGTCCTGAAGTATATGATGATATTGCTCGTGGGACCCGGCGCAAATTTGAGACAAACAGGCCCCGGGCAGTCTTATTTGAAGGTCCACCAG ATGTTCTTCTTTCAGGAACTGGAAAGACATCTTGTGCACGTGTTATAGCTAATCAAGCG GGTGTCCCATTGTTATATGTGCCATTGGAAATTATAATGTCAAAGTATTATGGTGAAAGTGAGCGTCTGTTGGGGAAGGTGTTCTCACTTGCCAATGATCTCCCAAATGGTGCTATAGTTTTCCTCGATGAG GTTGATTCTTTTGCTACTGCTCGTGATGGCGAAACACATGAAGCAACACGCAGACTTTTATCGGTGCTATTACGGCAG ATTGATGGATTTGAGCAGGAGAAGAAAGTAGTGGTAGTGGCTGCTACTAATAGAAAGCAAGACCTTGATCCTGCTTTAATTAG CCGATTTGATTCCATGATTACATTCCCCCTACCTGATCAACAGACTCGTCAGGAAATAGCAGCACAGTATGCAAAGCATTTGACAGATTCTGAATTATCTGAATTTGCAAGAGCCACGGAAGG ATTGTCTGGGCGGGACATGAGGGATGTCTGTCAGCAAGCGGAACGACGTTGGGCATCAAAG ATCATTCGTGCTCAAGCTCCTAAAGATGAAGGTACTGGTGGTTTGCTCCCCCCTCTCCAAGATTACATTGACAGTGCTAGGAACAGGCAAAGAGCTCTGCTTGATATTGATATTCAGAACAGAAGCATGAATCCCGCTTCAAAGAAGCCTCAGTTTGATTTTGTATAA
- the LOC132606325 gene encoding uncharacterized protein LOC132606325 isoform X4 — protein sequence MALSIRRVGRALHSHYRTLALSPSPHNGNFGCHGRTFSSRSVPSTTIPAILAGLLGVGVLDVAYADSDEVGPKVPPSDSPPIPSHNPLEETAKAERHRLENLLKSKGVKYGSYPHFTVAVKGQKVTIKFQVPPTCEIPLLIASLVSRLGVKLEDPSAASNMMLRAWDSGVAWQLALSRPQTKNGTAGEQAGGRDTNPYDEDLCILIFRPLISADKAVHFLFCNYGQEIEFMKPGSFTDEELDALVSALQLAGQQKTVDLRSRGDAGRVPSADKTVTTLESMGVKIFGINAPTSGNPKANITWENIAGYNQQKRDIEDTILLALQSPEVYDDIARGTRRKFETNRPRAVLFEGPPGTGKTSCARVIANQAGVPLLYVPLEIIMSKYYGESERLLGKVFSLANDLPNGAIVFLDEVDSFATARDGETHEATRRLLSVLLRQIDGFEQEKKVVVVAATNRKQDLDPALISRFDSMITFPLPDQQTRQEIAAQYAKHLTDSELSEFARATEGLSGRDMRDVCQQAERRWASKIIRAQAPKDEGTGGLLPPLQDYIDSARNRQRALLDIDIQNRSMNPASKKPQFDFV from the exons GAAATTTTGGGTGTCACGGACGTACATTTTCTTCAAGATCAGTACCTTCAACTACTATTCCTGCCATTTTAGCTGGACTGCTAGGAGTTGGAGTCCTGGATGTAGCTTATGCAGATTCTGATGAG GTTGGTCCCAAAGTTCCACCTTCTGATTCTCCTCCAATTCCAAGCCACAATCCCCTTGAAGAAACAGCAAAAGCAGAGAGACACAGATTAGAAAACCTGCTCAAGAGCAAAGGAGTGAAGTATGGTTCTTATCCTCATTTTACTGTTGCCGTAAAGGGTCAAAAG GTTACTATCAAGTTCCAAGTTCCTCCAACCTGTGAAATTCCGCTACTAATTGCAAGCCTTGTTTCACGACTCGGAGTTAAACTTGAAGATCCTAGTGCAGCATCAAATATGATGTTACGCGCTTGGGACAG TGGGGTTGCCTGGCAACTGGCACTTAGCCGTCCCCAAACGAAAAATGGAACTGCAGGGGAGCAGGCTGGTGGAAGGGATACAAATCCTTATGATGAAGATTTATGCATTCTCATATTTCGTCCACTCATTAGCGCCGACAAAGCTGTACATTTCCT TTTCTGCAATTATGGGCAGGAAATTGAGTTTATGAAGCCTGGGAGCTTTACTGATGAGGAGCTTGATGCTTTGGTATCTGCGCTACAATTAGCAGGACAACAAAAAACAGTGGACTTAAGATCAAGAGGAGATGCAGGCCGAGTTCCTTCTGCAGATAAAACGGTTACTACTCTAGAGTCTATGGGAGTAAAAATCTTTGGCATTAATGCGCCCACTAGTGGTAATCCAAAAGCTAATATTACCTGGGAGAATATTGCTGGATATAATCAACAGAAACG GGATATCGAAGATACAATACTGCTAGCTTTGCAAAGTCCTGAAGTATATGATGATATTGCTCGTGGGACCCGGCGCAAATTTGAGACAAACAGGCCCCGGGCAGTCTTATTTGAAGGTCCACCAG GAACTGGAAAGACATCTTGTGCACGTGTTATAGCTAATCAAGCG GGTGTCCCATTGTTATATGTGCCATTGGAAATTATAATGTCAAAGTATTATGGTGAAAGTGAGCGTCTGTTGGGGAAGGTGTTCTCACTTGCCAATGATCTCCCAAATGGTGCTATAGTTTTCCTCGATGAG GTTGATTCTTTTGCTACTGCTCGTGATGGCGAAACACATGAAGCAACACGCAGACTTTTATCGGTGCTATTACGGCAG ATTGATGGATTTGAGCAGGAGAAGAAAGTAGTGGTAGTGGCTGCTACTAATAGAAAGCAAGACCTTGATCCTGCTTTAATTAG CCGATTTGATTCCATGATTACATTCCCCCTACCTGATCAACAGACTCGTCAGGAAATAGCAGCACAGTATGCAAAGCATTTGACAGATTCTGAATTATCTGAATTTGCAAGAGCCACGGAAGG ATTGTCTGGGCGGGACATGAGGGATGTCTGTCAGCAAGCGGAACGACGTTGGGCATCAAAG ATCATTCGTGCTCAAGCTCCTAAAGATGAAGGTACTGGTGGTTTGCTCCCCCCTCTCCAAGATTACATTGACAGTGCTAGGAACAGGCAAAGAGCTCTGCTTGATATTGATATTCAGAACAGAAGCATGAATCCCGCTTCAAAGAAGCCTCAGTTTGATTTTGTATAA